The sequence below is a genomic window from Anoplolepis gracilipes chromosome 9, ASM4749672v1, whole genome shotgun sequence.
tattatagttttatcaCGATCTTCTCTGTATTTTGGTCAAAATATGAGAATTACGAATCATCCTCCGCGAGAGGTCTCCACAGTGTTTCCTGTCGACCCTTAATGGTATTTCCGGTTAACGCGCACGTTTTTTTGTTCCAGAGGTGTCGACTCATGATTGGCTgacaattgtaaattaaatagcaGCAACGAATCACGAGCGTGGAAAGACGAGCAAGAAAATATGTCGGCACGTTAGTCCACGCATCACAGACTTACCTACGTCCATGCCATGTCCTTTCTTTTGCCGGCAGGCAGGCAGACCGGTTGATCTTTGTATAACGATTGATAAACTCCCGCCACGCGCTTAGGCTTTCGAAAGTTATCTGTGCGTAGCGCAGAATAAATCAGTTCCTTCAGTGCTCTGATTTCGGAACCAAACTCGTAGCGCGGACGCGTAGAAGATTGCTGGCATTCTTTTACATTCGTTACAAGGAGCGAACCAACTTAACGATGGCGTCAGCCATGGACTTTCAAGCGCAAGGTGAGAAGGCTAACGGGCACGATCAACCAGGTATTCAAAATAGTCAGGAAAACGCAGGTCATAATCAAGGACATAGTCAACAACAGCAAGCTACAGCCGGTATTCCTGGCAAGGATGACGAGCGCAAGCTCTTTGTTGGAGGATTATCTCGAAGCACCACCGACAAAGAGTTACATGAACACTTCAGCAAATTTGGCGAGATCGAAAGTATCTCTGTCAAGGTCGATCCTCACACAGGCATCTCACGTGGCTTCGCCTTTATGGTGTTTGCTAATCCCAAGACCATCGACAAGCTGCTCGCGTCCGGCGAGcattatattaacaaacgAAAGGTAACGACCATACTACTAAAAGAGCAATATGGATCAAACTGGTtacaaatttctatttctttcattttttttacatcttacaaattttgttattgcattatattctCCTTTCTATATTGTAGTATAGAAAatagttacaaaattatgttattacgCAACGAGAGATAGAAGCTGTGCCTGTAGCCTTGCATTTATAAtcgcatttttattcttagCATTTCTGTTTTTCAAGCATTCTTAACCTCTCTTACATTTAGCATTCTTTTTGTATTGTCTTCATTTTATACCGTGTcacttgattatatatatatatatatatatatgaaacataagaagttatatgtatatgtataacgtagaaaaaaaaatgctacggttgatattcatagtccgttATATTTAGGATCATACTTTAGATGATCTTAAATAACAatggattataaatattggtCTATGAATTTGTTTGGAAATTTGGTTCTGATGTACAAACAATAGAAAGATTTAGttacattttgatttatatatttatgcaattttattttatgattatacaGGTAGATCCAAAGCGAGTGAGCAAAAAACCACAACATGGCAAAGTATTTGTGGGTGGTCTTACACCAGACATCACGGATGAAGATATCAAAACTCATTTTGGACAATACGGCACTATTGTCGAGCTTCAAGCACCTTTTGACAAAGTCAAAAATCAACGGAAAGGTTTctgttttattacatttgacTCGAAGGAGGTCGTATATAAGTTATTGAAAACTCCGAAACAAACAATAAATGGTAAGGAAGTAGATGTCAAAAAGGTGAAGGTTAATCCAGATCCAAGAAATCAAGGTTTCTGGGCGCCTGGTTATGGATATGGCTACGGCGGTGGTTATTATTTTCCTGATTATAACGGCTATCATAGTGGTTATGATGACATGTACACCAACTATGATTATGTTGGCTATGATGGTTACGATAACATGGGCTATGGACCCAAACCAAGAGGAAATGGTCCAGGACCGCGTCAGTTTCAGAGACATCAACCGTACTAAGTGAAACAGGTATATTAACTATCTTATCATATATCTTCATACTGAACTCTTTAAGAAGGTCCTAGATAGAATACTACAAGTTATATCAAAAGTCATCCCGTAAGAGAATAGCCCTTCAATTttcatttgtttattatgcagaGATAcctttctaaatattatcaatgacagcaatgtatataatttatttacgttGCTAACATGCATGTGTTTTCTGTTGATTGTTGCATTctctaatttttatcatttaccTTCTTCATTACGACTTTATATGCAGGCTGAGCTATTCTTTCACGAGATATAGAACGCATTCCATTTAGTGTTACAAATACTTTGAAGCATTTGATTAACCAAGAAA
It includes:
- the LOC140669750 gene encoding RNA-binding protein squid; translated protein: MASAMDFQAQGEKANGHDQPGIQNSQENAGHNQGHSQQQQATAGIPGKDDERKLFVGGLSRSTTDKELHEHFSKFGEIESISVKVDPHTGISRGFAFMVFANPKTIDKLLASGEHYINKRKVDPKRVSKKPQHGKVFVGGLTPDITDEDIKTHFGQYGTIVELQAPFDKVKNQRKGFCFITFDSKEVVYKLLKTPKQTINGKEVDVKKVKVNPDPRNQGFWAPGYGYGYGGGYYFPDYNGYHSGYDDMYTNYDYVGYDGYDNMGYGPKPRGNGPGPRQFQRHQPY